The genomic window TGGCTGCAATAGAGAAAGGGAGAGTAATTGACGTTAATAATGCCTTATTGGGAATGGGACCTTTCAGTCCTCAACGAGCAGGAGCATTACCAATCGGAGACCTGCTTGATCTGGCATATTCCGGTGAATATACCAAGAAGGAACTGCAAGCCAAGCTTACGAAAAATTCTGGCTATATGGGCTATCTGGGAACTGACAGCGATCTGGAAGTTGAAAATAAAGTTAATGAGGGTGATGAAAAATATTCTCTTATCTATGATGCTCTCATGTATCAGCTTGCAAAAGAGATTGGTGCTTATGCCACCATCCTTAAAGGGAAAGTAGATGCGATATTCCTTACTGGTGGTTTGGCATATAATCCCAATACAACCAAAGCT from Candidatus Stygibacter australis includes these protein-coding regions:
- a CDS encoding butyrate kinase (catalyzes the phosphorylation of 2-butanoate to butanoyl phosphate); translation: AAIEKGRVIDVNNALLGMGPFSPQRAGALPIGDLLDLAYSGEYTKKELQAKLTKNSGYMGYLGTDSDLEVENKVNEGDEKYSLIYDALMYQLAKEIGAYATILKGKVDAIFLTGGLAYNPNTTKAVKDYCGFIAPIYIYPGENEMEALSQGGIRVLKGLETALEY